One stretch of Rhizobium rhizoryzae DNA includes these proteins:
- a CDS encoding GNAT family N-acetyltransferase, whose translation MQDLVIQREAPRQPGVLRLLELSDAYAASLYPAESNHMLPIEELEADTVSFFVARRGDEILGCASLVRHDDGTAEIKRMFVDGSARGLKLGKRLLDQLESEARSFAISIIRLETGIYQPEAIGLYRNAGYEEIPPFGGYKLDPLSLFMEKRLR comes from the coding sequence ATGCAGGATTTGGTCATTCAACGAGAAGCGCCTCGGCAGCCGGGTGTGCTGAGATTGCTGGAATTGTCCGACGCCTATGCCGCATCGCTCTACCCTGCCGAAAGCAATCATATGCTGCCGATCGAGGAACTGGAAGCGGATACGGTTTCCTTCTTCGTGGCGCGACGGGGTGATGAGATTCTCGGTTGCGCGTCCCTTGTCCGGCATGACGATGGCACGGCAGAAATCAAGCGCATGTTCGTTGACGGATCGGCACGAGGATTGAAACTCGGCAAGCGGCTGCTTGATCAGCTCGAAAGCGAGGCCCGGAGCTTTGCCATTTCGATCATCCGTCTCGAAACCGGAATCTACCAGCCAGAGGCGATTGGCCTCTATCGGAATGCCGGATACGAGGAGATTCCGCCATTCGGTGGCTACAAGCTTGATCCACTCAGCCTGTTTATGGAGAAGCGCCTTCGTTAA
- a CDS encoding DUF2336 domain-containing protein, translating into MIIQAFLRWAETAGAADRAKAARALAKAYFRLRPDDPQKQAALHAMIHLLDDPSSAVRFALSESLAEEPSAPRAVVLALAEDQPDIACPVITFSPVLTDMDLVDIAGRGSSMTRGLIATRPELGRGVAAAIAEIGDTAEAVILLENDSADLSRYVLKRLAERHARSCEVRNLLLDREDLPAEARDVLVREISRALAGSLLVQATLSAPRIAYLTEEAATLATLRLVGNALSDEIPLLVQTMREDGRLTSAFLMHALCSGRIEFFAAAMTDLSGLDDRRVRSIMATGRKHAIRALYESCGLSREISEVFVEATMLWREKLREVQGSGEGIFDALIERYPRTVDTYTTINELLDIVESLQRQEYRDMARAYAEQTAYAA; encoded by the coding sequence TTGATTATCCAGGCTTTTTTGCGATGGGCGGAAACAGCAGGCGCGGCAGATCGCGCCAAGGCAGCGCGCGCCTTGGCCAAGGCCTACTTCCGTCTCCGTCCGGATGATCCGCAAAAGCAGGCGGCCTTGCATGCCATGATTCACCTGCTGGATGACCCTTCGTCAGCCGTTCGCTTCGCGCTTTCCGAGAGCCTTGCTGAAGAGCCGTCAGCACCACGCGCCGTGGTGCTGGCACTTGCTGAGGACCAGCCGGATATCGCATGTCCTGTCATTACGTTTTCACCGGTACTGACGGATATGGATCTAGTCGACATTGCAGGTCGAGGATCCAGCATGACCCGCGGTTTAATTGCGACCCGTCCTGAACTGGGCCGCGGCGTCGCGGCAGCAATTGCCGAGATTGGTGATACGGCTGAGGCCGTCATCCTGTTGGAAAACGATTCGGCCGATCTCTCCCGATACGTACTCAAGCGGCTGGCAGAGCGCCACGCCCGCAGTTGCGAGGTGCGGAACCTGCTTCTGGACCGCGAGGATCTCCCCGCGGAAGCGCGCGATGTTCTCGTCCGCGAAATCAGCCGCGCATTGGCCGGTTCGCTGCTGGTGCAGGCGACGTTGAGTGCACCGCGCATTGCATACCTGACTGAAGAGGCGGCTACGCTCGCCACGCTACGTCTCGTCGGAAACGCTCTGTCGGATGAAATTCCGCTGCTGGTGCAGACGATGCGTGAGGATGGGCGCCTCACCTCGGCTTTTCTCATGCACGCGCTCTGCTCGGGACGGATTGAATTCTTTGCTGCTGCCATGACGGACCTTTCGGGCCTGGACGATCGTCGCGTTCGCTCCATTATGGCAACCGGCCGAAAGCATGCGATCCGCGCTCTCTACGAATCCTGCGGTTTGTCTCGTGAAATCTCGGAAGTCTTTGTCGAGGCGACCATGCTCTGGCGCGAGAAACTGCGGGAGGTGCAAGGCAGCGGCGAGGGAATCTTCGACGCATTGATCGAACGGTATCCGCGCACGGTTGATACCTACACCACCATCAACGAGCTTCTCGACATCGTCGAGTCACTGCAGCGCCAGGAATACAGGGATATGGCCCGCGCTTACGCTGAGCAGACTGCCTACGCTGCCTAG
- a CDS encoding flavin reductase family protein — MFYTTDLNQHGLAHDPFKAIVAPRPIGWIGTKGRDGSLNLSPYSFFNIVSDNPKIVMFSSSTPKHSSRNAEETGVFTASLVSRNLVEPMNASSAPVPYGVNEFDLAGLTPKLGELVDAPYVAEAYAALECKVTEVLRPKGLNETMSESVIVFGQVVGIHLSEIIVRDGRIDMALAKPVARMGYMDYADGGSDVFQLQRPTR, encoded by the coding sequence ATGTTTTATACCACCGATCTCAACCAGCATGGTCTTGCGCACGACCCGTTCAAGGCCATTGTAGCGCCGCGACCCATCGGGTGGATCGGTACGAAGGGCAGGGATGGTTCGCTGAACCTCTCGCCCTATTCGTTTTTCAACATCGTCTCGGACAATCCAAAGATAGTGATGTTCTCATCCAGTACGCCGAAACACAGTAGCCGGAACGCCGAAGAGACGGGCGTCTTCACCGCAAGCCTCGTCAGCCGCAATCTCGTCGAACCGATGAACGCATCCTCTGCGCCGGTGCCCTATGGTGTCAACGAATTCGATCTCGCTGGACTGACGCCGAAACTTGGTGAGCTGGTGGACGCTCCATACGTGGCCGAGGCCTATGCTGCGCTCGAATGCAAGGTGACGGAGGTCCTTCGACCGAAGGGCTTGAATGAAACCATGTCCGAGTCGGTTATTGTGTTCGGTCAGGTAGTCGGAATCCATCTCAGTGAGATCATTGTTCGAGATGGTCGCATTGATATGGCCTTGGCCAAGCCAGTTGCTCGCATGGGCTACATGGATTACGCGGATGGCGGCAGCGATGTTTTTCAACTGCAACGGCCGACTCGATAG
- a CDS encoding nitroreductase family protein, whose translation MPIQKPLFDYLSTRRSIPAFQMTEPGPDRTELEQILTLTSRVPDHGKLAPWRFIVYRGQARAELGEQLLSIALKKNPEMTEEARQIERSRLTRSPVVIAVVSTAAEHVKIPVWEQELSAGAVCLNLFMAANAHGYAANWLSEWVAYDADAKTVLGVKPEEKIAGLVYIGSTTFPQTDRPRPELKDIVSWVGEGSE comes from the coding sequence ATGCCCATTCAGAAGCCACTCTTCGATTATCTCAGTACGCGTCGATCCATTCCTGCGTTCCAGATGACGGAACCGGGCCCGGACCGGACCGAGCTGGAGCAGATCCTGACGCTCACCTCACGCGTTCCTGATCACGGCAAGCTCGCTCCCTGGCGTTTCATCGTTTATCGGGGACAGGCGAGGGCAGAACTTGGCGAGCAGCTTCTGTCTATTGCGCTGAAGAAGAACCCCGAAATGACCGAAGAAGCCCGGCAGATCGAGCGGTCGCGCTTGACGCGTTCTCCAGTCGTCATTGCTGTGGTCAGCACTGCGGCGGAGCACGTCAAGATCCCGGTCTGGGAACAGGAATTGTCTGCTGGCGCCGTCTGCCTCAATCTGTTCATGGCTGCCAATGCCCATGGTTATGCCGCCAATTGGCTGAGCGAATGGGTCGCCTATGACGCCGATGCCAAGACCGTTCTTGGCGTGAAGCCGGAAGAAAAAATCGCTGGTCTGGTTTACATCGGCTCCACGACGTTCCCGCAAACCGACCGTCCGCGCCCTGAACTCAAGGACATTGTCAGCTGGGTTGGTGAGGGAAGCGAGTAA
- the thrS gene encoding threonine--tRNA ligase produces the protein MSVSLTFPDGSVRSYEAGATGLAVAESISKSLAKKAIAIAIDGEVRDLSDPVSDGKIEIITRTDPRALELIRHDAAHVMAEAVQELWPGTQVTIGPVIENGFYYDFKRVHPDTKEDWPFTPDDLPKIEKKMKEIIGRNKPFTKEVWSRQKTKDVFAAKGESFKVELVDAIPEDQDVKIYAQGDWFDLCRGPHMASTGQIGTAFKLMKVAGAYWRGDSTRPMLTRIYGTAWAEQEQLDQYLHVLAEAEKRDHRKLGREMDLFHFQEEGPGVVFWHGKGWRMFQTLTAYMRRRLANTYEEVNAPQVLDASLWETSGHWGWYQENMFAVKSAYAFTHPDDKEADNRVFALKPMNCPGHVQIFKHGLKSYREMPVRLAEFGLVHRYEASGALHGLMRVRGFTQDDAHVFCTEEQMAAECLRINDLILSVYEDFGFKEVVVKLSTRPEKRVGSDELWDRAESVMMDVLKTIEEQSGGRIKTGILPGEGAFYGPKFEYTLKDAIGRDWQCGTTQVDFNLPERFGAFYIDANSEKTQPVMIHRAICGSMERFLGILIENFAGHMPLWFAPLQVVVATITSDADDYGREVAQQLRDAGLIVEEDFRNEKINYKIREHSVTKVPVIIVCGRQEAENRSVNIRRLGSQAQTPMSLEDAVASLSEEATPPDVKRRQAARKMAAE, from the coding sequence GGCGAAGTCCGCGACCTGTCGGACCCTGTTTCCGATGGCAAGATCGAGATCATTACCCGCACAGATCCGCGCGCTCTGGAACTCATTCGCCATGATGCTGCGCACGTGATGGCGGAAGCCGTCCAGGAGCTTTGGCCCGGCACGCAGGTCACGATCGGTCCGGTGATCGAGAACGGCTTCTACTACGACTTCAAGCGCGTTCACCCAGACACCAAGGAAGACTGGCCCTTCACGCCCGACGATCTGCCGAAGATCGAAAAGAAAATGAAGGAGATCATTGGTCGCAACAAACCCTTCACCAAGGAAGTCTGGTCGCGCCAGAAGACCAAGGATGTGTTTGCTGCCAAGGGTGAGAGCTTCAAGGTCGAGCTCGTTGATGCGATCCCGGAAGATCAGGACGTCAAGATCTATGCTCAGGGCGACTGGTTCGACCTTTGCCGTGGTCCGCACATGGCCTCGACCGGACAGATTGGGACGGCCTTCAAGCTCATGAAGGTGGCCGGTGCCTATTGGCGCGGTGATTCCACCCGTCCGATGCTGACCCGTATCTACGGCACAGCCTGGGCAGAGCAGGAGCAACTGGATCAGTACCTGCACGTACTTGCGGAAGCCGAGAAGCGCGATCACCGCAAGCTTGGCCGCGAGATGGATCTGTTCCATTTTCAGGAAGAAGGTCCGGGCGTCGTGTTCTGGCATGGCAAGGGCTGGCGCATGTTCCAGACCCTGACCGCCTACATGCGCCGCCGTCTGGCCAACACCTATGAAGAGGTCAACGCGCCGCAGGTTCTCGATGCCTCGCTATGGGAAACCTCCGGTCACTGGGGCTGGTATCAGGAAAACATGTTCGCCGTGAAATCGGCTTACGCGTTTACCCATCCGGATGACAAGGAAGCCGATAATCGCGTCTTCGCCTTGAAGCCGATGAACTGCCCGGGTCACGTCCAGATCTTCAAGCATGGCTTGAAGTCTTACCGTGAAATGCCTGTTCGCCTTGCGGAATTTGGTCTCGTTCATCGCTACGAAGCATCCGGCGCATTGCATGGGTTGATGCGCGTTCGCGGCTTCACGCAGGACGATGCCCATGTATTCTGCACGGAAGAGCAGATGGCAGCCGAATGCCTGCGCATCAATGATCTCATCCTGTCGGTCTATGAGGACTTCGGCTTCAAGGAAGTCGTGGTGAAGCTCTCCACCCGTCCGGAAAAGCGCGTGGGATCCGATGAGCTTTGGGACCGCGCGGAATCGGTCATGATGGATGTTCTAAAGACGATCGAAGAGCAGTCTGGAGGACGCATCAAAACCGGAATATTGCCAGGTGAGGGCGCATTTTACGGGCCGAAGTTCGAGTACACTCTCAAGGACGCAATTGGCCGTGACTGGCAGTGCGGAACGACGCAGGTGGACTTCAACCTGCCAGAGCGCTTCGGTGCGTTCTACATCGATGCGAACTCGGAAAAGACCCAGCCTGTCATGATCCACCGCGCCATCTGCGGCTCGATGGAGCGCTTCCTCGGGATCCTGATCGAGAACTTCGCCGGGCATATGCCGCTGTGGTTCGCACCGCTTCAGGTGGTCGTCGCAACGATCACCTCCGATGCGGATGATTATGGCCGCGAGGTTGCCCAGCAGCTGCGCGATGCGGGCCTGATTGTGGAAGAGGACTTCCGCAACGAGAAGATCAACTACAAGATCCGCGAGCATTCGGTCACGAAGGTTCCGGTCATCATTGTCTGTGGTCGTCAGGAAGCCGAAAACCGCTCAGTCAACATCCGCCGTCTGGGTTCGCAGGCACAGACACCGATGTCGCTGGAAGATGCCGTTGCATCGCTTTCGGAAGAAGCAACGCCGCCGGATGTCAAGCGGCGTCAGGCAGCACGCAAGATGGCTGCCGAGTAA